The genome window TTTACCGGAAAGCCAGTTAAGGGCTTGGTTTATATTTTGCCTGAAGGTTTTGAGTCTGATTCTGATTTAGCATATTGGGTAAATACGTGCGTTAACTTTGTAGAGTCTTTGCCGCCCAAACCTTTTAAAAAACGACCCGCACTTAAGTAAATTAGCGAAGTATCACCTTAATTAAAATAAGTACTGCAATCAAATTACTGGCGCTATGAGTATGAATAACGCATAATTGAGCGACTGCTCACTTATGCGTTTTTTTACTTATGTATGATACATACTATTTCAAAAGACGCTTTGAACACTAGTTTGTAAAGCTGTTTATTAGCACAGCTTTAAATTTTTTAGTAAATAAAAGAGAGAATGTAATGATTAAAGTAAGCGTATTATACCCAAATAATGAAAGTGCTACTTTCGATATGGACTACTACTGTAAAACACATTTACCACTAGTTGCAGAGTTAGTTGGTAAAGCGCTTATATCAAGTAGTGCAGATGCAGGTTTAGCAGGTGGCGCACCGGGCGAAGCGCCAACTTATATTGCTATGGGGCATTTAGTGTTTGAATCGGTAGAATCTTTTCAGCAAGCCTTTGCACCTCATCAAGAGGTAATAGCGGCTGATTTAGTTAATTTTACTAACGTGTCTCCAGTAATTCAAATTAGCAATATTGCGGGATAAATTACACGCTAAATACTAATTTAAGCGTCACTTAATAACCCTTACTGTATTTAATACAGTAGGGGTTTTATTTTAACTGCAATAAAAGGGCTAGCGCTCTGTTTTAAGTAATATTAGTTCTAATATTTAGATGTATTAAACCCGCCCTTGTGTTGATTATGAAAATGATAAAAGTTATCATTTAGGTTGTTGGCTATCTACACTTCTCCCAGGAATTATCATGTTTAACCCTAATTATTTGGCATTAAGTATTGCTGCGTCTTTATCTGTTTTTTCTAATATAGCTTTTTCACAACAAAACGACGATATTGAAAAAATAGAAGTAACTGGCCGTGCCCAGCAATTTTATCTAGAAACCGAAAGTAAAATTGGGACTAAAACTAATTTAGATCTTATTAAGCTTCCGCAATCGGCTCAGGTTTTAACAGAGCAACTTATAATTGACCAAGCAGCGCGTGACATTACCGACTTATACCGCTCAATTGCGGGAGTGAGCGAATATAGCTACTCAGGCGTAACTTTTCGTGGTTTTAGAGATGACGCAAATGTATTTTACGATGGTGTGCGTGGCGACCCATATTCGGGCTTTGGTGTACCGCAGTTATTTAATGTAGAACGTGTTGAAGTATTAAAGGGGCCAGCCTCTGCTTTGTATGGCGGTGGCGAACCTGGTGGGATGATTAATTACGTAACCAAAAAACCAAGCTACTTAGAAAAGCGCGAATTAAAGCTCACCTTGGGTAACTACAATACGCGTGGCGCATCACTCGATATGACCGGTGGTTTAAGCGATACAATGGCTTATAGGTTGGGTGGTTTTTATGAAGAGCAAGACAGCTTTCGTAACAATGCAGACTCAAAAAACACCGAGCTGACGGGTGGATTGTTATTTGATTTAAGTGATTCAACAACCCTAACCACAAGTGTTGACTACATTAAACAAGACCTAGGCGGTAACCGCTTACGGGGCGTACCGGTAGATGACAACGGCAACTTTTTAGTTGACCCAAGTTATAACGCTAATGAAGCGGTTGATTATCAAGATATGGAAGCGTTGGTGCTTCAAGCCGAGATAAGTCATTACTTTAGTGATGATTTTTCTGTAAGTAGCACACTGCGTTACATGGATAACGAACGCGATCAAGGCTACCATGAGTCGCAAAGTTGGGTAGATGTAAATGGTGATGGCGAAGCAAACATTGATGACGAAACCATCAAACGAGAATACCGTAAGCAATTTCGTGCCAATAAAGAAGCAAGTATAACCACCGACTTTGTTTATAACTTTGGACAAGGACAATTAACCCATCAGTTTTTATTTGGTGGTGATTACCACACCGTTGATACCGAATATGACTACTTACGTGCCCGATATGAGGCCGATGGCGTCGCTAATTTAAATATTTTTAATTTAAACTACGGTGAAACCAACCCAAGCACTTATAACCTCACCGACATGAACCGCGATGGCGTTGATACCGACCGATTTGGTGTGTATGCACAAGACGTAATTAGCATAGGCGAGCAGTGGACAATTATTGCAGGTTTGCGCTATGACCATTTTAAAGAGTTTAATCAAGAAACTGGCTTTAGTTACTCAGATAACGACATAACGCCGCGCGTTGCTGTGACCTACCAACCAGTAGAAAACACATCGGTATATATTAACTACTCAGAGAGCTTTAATCCTACATCGTCAGCCGATCAAGAAGATGTAGAAGGCGAAGGTAATTTAGAACCAGAAACCGGCAAGCAAACCGAACTGGGTATGAAAAACCAATGGCTCGACGGCAAAATAATGAGCACCTTTGCAATTTACCAAATTAATAAAGAAAACGTGGTAATGAGCAACCCTGACGATACGGGAGCTGGAGATGGCATTGCTGCACTTTTAAATATAGGTGAAGTAGAAAGCCGAGGGTTTGAAACAACTTTAGTCGGCGATTTATCAGCGCACTGGACCGTAACGGCCAACTACGCTTACAACGATACGCAAGTGGTAGACGGCGTAACGGGTGATACGCTTTCAAATACATTTGGAGACGGTTCGCGCTTTGCTAATGCACCACGCCACCAGGCAGGTTTATGGACTCGCTACGCACTGGATTCGATTGACTCATCAATTGCCTTTGGTGCAAATTACGTAAGTGAGCAACTTAGTACCAGTGGTCAAAAAGTAAAACCATTTACCGTATTTGATATGAGCTGGACGAGTCGCTTTGATGACGTGTTATTGAGTGTAAATATTAATAACCTGTTTGATAAAGAATACGCGGTTAGTGGCTTTACTGAGCGTAATGGCCACTTTCCCGGTAGCCCTCGCGAAATTATTGGGCAAATTACCTACAAGTTTTAATACTTATTAGCGCGAGAGTTACTCGCGCTTTTTTTAAGTATCGCCTTGCACCTTTTTATCACTATTAAATTTAGCGGATTCTTGAGTCGTGTTAATAGCCGTAATAGGGAAGGGGATTACAATACCTTTTTTTTTATAGCGTTTATGCAAGGCTTTTATAAAAGCAGATTTAACCCAAAAGCGATTAAAGTATTCATAACCGTAAAGTTAATACTTGATCTGTCAAAGGTATGAAAAACCACAAAGGTATTGTAATCATCAACGCCCCATTCGTGTGAAATAAGTATTTCACGAGCCACTTCAAGTGTTACTTGTTCAACAAATTCTAAATCTGAATCGTAATGCACGCTTATATCAACAGGCACGCTAAGCTCTTTTTCAGGGTAAAAGTAATTAATAATACGCGATTTAGATAATTGGCTATTAGGTATAATAATCATATTGTTGGGTAGCATTTTAACCCATGTAGATCGCCAGCCTATATGATCAACAAAGCCTTGCTCCTTAGATTCAAGCTCAATAAAATCACCCACCCTTATAGGTTTATCTATTACCAGCTGCACGCCAGAAAAAAAGTTTTCGAGGGTAGGTTGCAAAGCAAGGGCAACAGCTAGTGATGTAATACCTAACGAGGCAATAATAGGTGTAATAGAAATACCTAACGTGCCCATTAATACCAGTAATCCCACTGACGATAATGTAACGCGTATCACGCCTTTAATTATGCTTTTTGAATTAAAAACCACGGCAGATTGTTTACCATAGTAATTAATAGTGCCAAAAATAAAGCGGTCTAAAAACATAATAAGTGCAAGCAGCGCTAATACAATATTAATGCTATTAAAAGGGAGCTGTTGAGAAATAGAAGTACTAATAATGAAGGTGTCGTGCTCTAAAATGGTGAGTAGCACAATAATTGTGCACAGTGTTAGCGGCTTAGATATTGACTCTATTAGTAAAGTATCGAATATAAATTTGGTTTTTGAAGTCCATTTTTTTAGCCAGTACATTACAAAAAAACGAATTAAAAACAGTAGTATAGCTATAAGTAATAGGGAGGACGCTGCGCCTAACCAAGGTGTGTTGTTAGAAAATTCCAGCGCTTTATTTAGCATAACTTAAACCTGTTCAATATAGTTTTATATATATTGCAGCAAGTTATGTACCTTTGTTTGGGTAAAAGTAGCTGCCGAGTTTAGTCGGCAGCAAATATTATACTTTTTTGGCTAACCACATACCGCCTAGCACGGCTGCAAAAAACAATAAAAACTCCATTTTAAGAGATACTAATTGAACCAAGCCCGGGCCTGGGCATATACCACTTAAACCCCAGCCTAAACCAAAAAGTACCGAGCCGATAATTAAGCGTGCATCAATTTTTTTTAAATCACTTAAATTAAACGTTCCTGAAAGAAGTGGCTTCTCTTTTTTTGCAACCCATAACCATGTCAGCATCATTATTAGCATGGCAACAGCCATCACTATAATTAAGCTTGCGTCCCATTGGTTTCCATAGGTAAGAAAGTTAATCACTTTAGCAGGGTTTGTCATCCCGCTAATAATAAGTCCTAAGCCAAATATAAAGCCTATAACAACCATCATAATTGCTTTCATTATTTATCCTACAAGGTTTGCTGTAATGAAGGCGACAAGCATAAATGTGCATGTTGCAACCCAAGAGCGAGTAGAAAAGCGCGACATGCCGCACACACCATGGCCACTTGTGCACCCATTAGCTAACGTTGTACCCGCGCCAACTAAAAGCCCTGCAACAACAATAAGCCAAGGCGGTAATTGCAATTCGCCTTCTAATAAAGAAGGCGCAAAGACCCTTACAGCCACTCCTGCCAACAACAACCCTAAAATAAAGTATAACTGCCAACGAGAGTCTGAATTTGCTTTAGCGAATACAGATTTAACAATGCCTGATATGCCCGCAATTTTTCCGTATAAAACCAGTAATAACGTACACGCTATACCTATTAATGCACCGCCTATTGCTGCCGATACTGGGGTGAATTCTGTTATCATTTTTAAATTTCCCAAACAATAGAAACGCCTAAACCGGTTTGTTTCATTTCGATTGATAATTGTTGATTAGGTGCTAAGTAGTTAGCACCCGTTACTTTTTTTGCTGGCGAATAAAAAGCCATAGCGTTTAATTGTACCTTGTTGGTAAAAGAATGGCTAAAGCCAGTAGTGAAATGCCACTCTTGAACGCCCGGGGCTAAAATATTAAGCAAAACGTTTGATGAAGGAATAGGTTGCTCGGTATAAGATACCCCAAAACGAATTTTTTGTTGCGATGTACGTTGCCACTGATAGCCAAGCTTATAAATAGTCATATCGTTCCAGCCAAACCCAGCTCCTGTATCAGCCCCTAAAGGCGCTGACATCAAGTTAGTGATAGGATTTGCAATACTTTTTACTTCGCTGTAATTTATTTTTTGCCAATCAAATACAACCTGATTAGCTGGGGTAAGCTTATAAGCTACACCAAGTTGAAACGAACTTGGCAGATCAAATCCGCCTTGCTCTGCAAACAAACCTTTATAGCTATCAAACTCTTGCATAGACACTGATGAGCGGTAACTTGCCCCCCAGCTTAATGACGAATTTATATCTTGGCTAATACCTAGTTGAATGCCTAAGCCTGTGCTTGTATCGGTGCCATTATTTGTAAGCGCTTCTGGTGATTGCGAAAAAGGAGCAAAGTTTCCAAGCCCTTGCGCTTCAAACTGTTGCACCACGTAAATAGGGGAAACACCAAGGCGTGTTTGTTCATTCAACTTATAGCTTACTGTTGGGCTAATAAAGAGTTGTTTTAAATCAACGCCCGTTGTACCAGCGTAAAAAGTCCCCTCAGGAGAGGATTCTGCGCTGTACTCGGTATTCATACCGCCGTTGCCATACACTAATAAACCAATATTTACTTTTTCATTTAATTGATGGCCAATAGCAAACTCTGGAATTGCAAATACGGTGTTGTCGCTTTTTTGTGTTTTTGCTTCAAGATAAAATGCGCCAGGGTAAAAAGTATCTACTTTTGATGCAGTATATTTTCGTTCAGGTGAAAAAAGCTCTAAGCCCAGAGATAGCTCTGTTCCATTAGGTAAAAAGGTTGCTGGATTATTAGCGCCAGACATTAATTCTTCTGACAGCGCTACACCTGCGCCAGCCATACCTTTGTGGGTCATGCCATAGCCGTGAGTAAAATAACCATTAGTAGCAAATGCACTGAACGAACCTAACGTACACGTTAAAGCTAAGCCTGAAATTAACTGTTTTTTCATTTTAGTAAATACATAAAGTTGGAATGGGCGGACAATAGCTAATTTTTGATATTCTAAAAAGGAATTTAAATAGATTAGTTATAATAAAAGGTAATACGGCAATAGTTATAAAGCTAAAATAAATGAGCGTAGATTGCTATTCAATCTTAGCTTAAGTTAAAAGGTTCGCTAACGTATTGAGCTATAGCGATATTTAAGTATGCAATCGGTAGCTATACACTTTGGTATTAAAAGTGTGCAGGTAAAAGGAGGGTTTACGTATCAACAGCAGTTTAAAATATATTTATTAATTAACGTTTAGCTCATCTAAACAATCATTCTTAAATAACGCCATTGTATGTAAAAGCAAAGCGGCGATTAATATCGCCGCTTTTAAAAATCACATAGATTCGAGCGTTTTACCGCGTGTTTCTTTAATGTATTTAACAACAAAAAATATGCTTATAAGTGCCGATAACGCATAAAATCCATAAGCGCCGGCAAGGCCAATGTTAGCCAGCATAATAGGGAAGGTCATGGTAATTGCAAAGTTAGCAATCCACTGCGCACTGGCAGCAACGGCAAGGGCAGCACCACGAATACGGTTATTAAACATTTCGCCTAA of Pseudoalteromonas arctica A 37-1-2 contains these proteins:
- a CDS encoding EthD family reductase; the protein is MIKVSVLYPNNESATFDMDYYCKTHLPLVAELVGKALISSSADAGLAGGAPGEAPTYIAMGHLVFESVESFQQAFAPHQEVIAADLVNFTNVSPVIQISNIAG
- a CDS encoding TonB-dependent siderophore receptor, translating into MFNPNYLALSIAASLSVFSNIAFSQQNDDIEKIEVTGRAQQFYLETESKIGTKTNLDLIKLPQSAQVLTEQLIIDQAARDITDLYRSIAGVSEYSYSGVTFRGFRDDANVFYDGVRGDPYSGFGVPQLFNVERVEVLKGPASALYGGGEPGGMINYVTKKPSYLEKRELKLTLGNYNTRGASLDMTGGLSDTMAYRLGGFYEEQDSFRNNADSKNTELTGGLLFDLSDSTTLTTSVDYIKQDLGGNRLRGVPVDDNGNFLVDPSYNANEAVDYQDMEALVLQAEISHYFSDDFSVSSTLRYMDNERDQGYHESQSWVDVNGDGEANIDDETIKREYRKQFRANKEASITTDFVYNFGQGQLTHQFLFGGDYHTVDTEYDYLRARYEADGVANLNIFNLNYGETNPSTYNLTDMNRDGVDTDRFGVYAQDVISIGEQWTIIAGLRYDHFKEFNQETGFSYSDNDITPRVAVTYQPVENTSVYINYSESFNPTSSADQEDVEGEGNLEPETGKQTELGMKNQWLDGKIMSTFAIYQINKENVVMSNPDDTGAGDGIAALLNIGEVESRGFETTLVGDLSAHWTVTANYAYNDTQVVDGVTGDTLSNTFGDGSRFANAPRHQAGLWTRYALDSIDSSIAFGANYVSEQLSTSGQKVKPFTVFDMSWTSRFDDVLLSVNINNLFDKEYAVSGFTERNGHFPGSPREIIGQITYKF
- a CDS encoding DUF6691 family protein, translating into MKAIMMVVIGFIFGLGLIISGMTNPAKVINFLTYGNQWDASLIIVMAVAMLIMMLTWLWVAKKEKPLLSGTFNLSDLKKIDARLIIGSVLFGLGWGLSGICPGPGLVQLVSLKMEFLLFFAAVLGGMWLAKKV
- a CDS encoding YeeE/YedE family protein, with product MITEFTPVSAAIGGALIGIACTLLLVLYGKIAGISGIVKSVFAKANSDSRWQLYFILGLLLAGVAVRVFAPSLLEGELQLPPWLIVVAGLLVGAGTTLANGCTSGHGVCGMSRFSTRSWVATCTFMLVAFITANLVG
- a CDS encoding OmpP1/FadL family transporter, coding for MKKQLISGLALTCTLGSFSAFATNGYFTHGYGMTHKGMAGAGVALSEELMSGANNPATFLPNGTELSLGLELFSPERKYTASKVDTFYPGAFYLEAKTQKSDNTVFAIPEFAIGHQLNEKVNIGLLVYGNGGMNTEYSAESSPEGTFYAGTTGVDLKQLFISPTVSYKLNEQTRLGVSPIYVVQQFEAQGLGNFAPFSQSPEALTNNGTDTSTGLGIQLGISQDINSSLSWGASYRSSVSMQEFDSYKGLFAEQGGFDLPSSFQLGVAYKLTPANQVVFDWQKINYSEVKSIANPITNLMSAPLGADTGAGFGWNDMTIYKLGYQWQRTSQQKIRFGVSYTEQPIPSSNVLLNILAPGVQEWHFTTGFSHSFTNKVQLNAMAFYSPAKKVTGANYLAPNQQLSIEMKQTGLGVSIVWEI